The DNA sequence TTAAGGTACCAGTTCGGATTCAGGGTTGCGGTTTGGGGCTGGAGCGGTTTGCAGCCAGTCTGATAGGGCTTTCAGGGGGATAGTGGTGAGTGCGGCGGTGACGGCGAGTTTAGCGGCCTGGAGTGAGGGGTCAGGGAGTTTGCGGCAGATGTAGTAGTAGCGGCGGGTCATAGGTGTTACGCTCGGGTTGCATAGGATGATAAGCGTATCATAGCTTATAACGATTTTCCGATGATGATTCCGGCCAGGAGTGCGGCGGCGACAGCGATAGAGCTAGTGGCTATTGCGATTCGGACGGTGAACAGGACCAGTTTGGATTTATGGGGCCAGGCGGTTTCGTGGGCGACTTGAATCAATTGTTGCATTGCGGCCTGGTCATGGAGCAAGCGGAATTCTTCGAGCAGGATGAGCAGGAGCAGGTTGTAGTGCCAGTAGGGGTCGGCGGGGTCATAGGGTAGGAGTTGTGCGGCGCGGGTGGCGGCGCGTTCGGCTACGTCTGGGTTAGAGGTATAGCCCCTAGCGACTTCTTTGATGCGTTCGATTGCGTTCGAGCTGCTGTTCAATTGCCTGCCAGCCATAGTCTTCTCCGAGTTGTCGTGGTTTCAGGTAGATGCCGCGGTATTTATAGGCGAGTTTGCCGTATGCGTCGGGGGTATCGGAGCGGATCAGTTCGATGCCGTGTGCTTGGCATTGATTGCGGAACTGTTCCCAGGAGTCGGCTTGCGCCATTGCGTCTTTGATTGCTTGTTTGAGTGTGTTGATGCCCTTGCTGCCGCCGATTTGGCGTGCGGCCCAGGTTTCGATGCTGTTGTGCTTTCCCTGCTCCGCCCTAATTTCCCAGGAGTAGCGCATACCAGGTAGGTCCATTTCGCGTTCGAGCTGTCGCAGAATAACCTCCATCAGGCGGCGTGCATAGCGTGTTGGTCTCATCTCGATGCGTTCGCCCTGTAGTCCGTAGCAACCAAGTGCGATATGGATGTGTTCATGGTTTGTGTCGTGGTGTCGCACGATTGCGTAGGGGAATGCGTCGAGCGGGTAGGGTTGTGGTGGCGGCAAAGCTGTTCCTTGCGCTACTAGTGCATCGAGGCGCTGGCAGATATCTGGTAGTTGGGCGTAGTAGGCGTAGCGTTGGATAAAGCTGCGTCCGATGTTTTGCGCCATTGTATCGGTTACGGGTAGGGTTCCTTTTTGCGCGATAGCGATGCTAATGTGAGCGAGTTTATCGCGCAGGAGTAGTTGGAGTGCTTCGGGGTGGCGCGTATCTGGCACGTTTGCGTCGAGTGGGGTGGCGTGTTTGGAATAGATGTAGCGCCAGAGTTTGTGAGCGTCGGTGCAGAAGTCCAGGCGTCCGAGCATGGGTTTTGCCTTATATATCGTGTGGATAGCCAATGAGGGTTGGTAGCAAGTGGAAGCCGCGGCGGGTTTGGCGGATTGCGCTGATAGCGTCGCGGTTTCTGGGTGGCAAGTGGCCAAGGTAGAGGATGTAGCCGCGTCCGTGTAGGAGCAAGGCTTTGAGGATGAGGCTGAGCGGTCGCTGGTATTGGTTGCTCCAGGTTTGGAGTGTTTGCCAGCGTTCCTGGTCTAGGAGCAAGTCAGCGGTGAAGGGTTTGCCTGGTTCTCCCCAGTAGCGCACGCCGGTTTCTTGCGTTACCTGCGCTTGCGTGTCGTCGTCGATTTGGCCTTGCTGGATGCGGGTAAGCGTGGCTTGCGAGATTTCGCCAATTGCCTGGACCCGCGGGGTGCCTTCCCGTAGTTGCGCATCCACATAGCTTTCCCCGCCCACCCCTCTTAACCACCCCCAATCCCCGTCGTTGAGCCAGATTTCAGCCAGTTTCCGGCTTTGGGATTTGCGTGGGTAAAGTCGGTTAAGGGGGTAGTGCATGGGGTATGGATAAGGTATGATTTCAGGGCCGTGGTAGGCGTATAAGGGAGAGAGACTTATACTATATTAGTAGAAGTGTGGAGGTAAGAGATGGAGGGGAAGAGGCGACCGACGAAGCTAGAGTTAGCGAGGCGAGTGGAGGATGGGACGCGGACGCCGTACAGTTTAGAGCGGTTGCAGTTAGCGTTACAGGCGGCATTTGCGGCGCAGGTAGTGGGGCCGCCGTATCGTGGGGATGGTGTATTATCGCGGCAACACAGCGGGGAGACCTATCGCCAGATGCGTGAGCTTTTGTTGCCTGGTGTGTTGGAGCTTTTCAAGAAGGGATATTCGAAGAAGCAGGTGAAGCAATTTTTAGGGGAGAAGCTAGAGTCGAGTGCATCGAATCGGTTTATCGAGCGATTAATCATGGATGCGCACGAGATTTATTTTAGGGATGCGTTTGGGGGGTAAGGTAGTATGGGGCAGGCGATACATTTTGTTGGTGGCGAGAAGGGGGGTGTAGGCAAGAGTTTTGTATGCAAGCTGCTGGTGAGTTACTATTTACGGGAGCGTGGGAAGTGTTTTGCGATATTTGAGTGTGACGATGTGAATTTAGACATTTTTCGAGTGTACGAGGGAGCTGGTTTTCAGGTAGAGAGTGTAGTTTTTAGCAAGGCTGAGAAGGAGTTATCATTGCCGAACAAGTTACTATCGGTAGCGCGTCAGAAGGACGTGATAGTGAATTTACCTGCTGGTGTGCACAAGCTAGTTGGGGAGTGGTTCAAGATATCGCGAGTGAAGGAGTTAGCTGGGCGATTAGGGATTCGGATATATTTATGGTACGTGTGTGACGGGGATCGGACGAATTTACGGTTATTTTCGGAGAGTCAGAGTAGCGTACCGATAGAGCATGTGTTTGTGAGGAACATGGTGCGGTTAGACGATGTGGAGTGGGAAGCTGCGATTGAGTTAGTGGAGTCAGAGGGTGTGAGGTTAGGGTTAGGGGGGGTAGCGTGTTTGCGTGTTGAGCGATTGGATTACTGGTTAGCGCAGGCGCTAGCGCAGAAGTATTTAAGTTTTGAGAAGCTATTGGGATACGAGGACGAACGGATTGGATTTATTGAGCAGGAGATGGCGAAGTTGTGGTTAGAGGACATGTTAGGTCGGGTGAGGGAGGTGATGGTGCAGATCAGTGGTGGTGGTGCATTACGGGGCGAGATGAGAGCGAGCGAGGAGCTAGAGCGGCGGTACGAGGCGGTACAGGGGGAGGCGAGGGATGAAGATGGTGGAGTAGGTGTGAGATTATTTTGGTATTGCGAACGGTATCCTGAGATGAGGTTTAGCAGTCGAGAGGAGGCGATAGCGTATGGGTTAGCGCGGGGTGACGAGGTATTGCCGAGCGATGTGATATGTCGAGTTGAGAGGTAGGATGGGTAATTATCGTTGTCGGATTATCTGGAGTTGTGGGTGGAGTGTATGGCGTGGATTTATCAGCGGTATTTGGTACGAGTTAGGGTATGAGCGAGTAGTATTTGTGGATGGGGGTGGAGTATTAGGTAGTCGTTACGGCGGGTTAAAGGCGGTGAGGGTGAATGATAGCCGGTGGCTAAGTGATGTAGCCAGTATTGTGTTAGGGGGTGAATCAGTTTTTTTTGATATGGGCAGTGAGATAGATTTGCGCGGGATGAGCGAGTATAGTTGGCGAGCGTTAGAGTCGAGCGATATAAGCAGTGTTTTGTTATGGTGGGGAGAGCGAGCTGGTTTAGTGGATATTAGGGGATGGTATTGTGGCCATTTAGGGTGGTTCAATGGGTATAAGTTTGAGCGGGAGTATGGGAGTTATTTAGGGGAAGCGTTAGGTGTGTGGAGGGGAGGTAGTAGTTGGCGCAGGATACGAGCGTGTATTAGAGGTGTTGAGAGGTGGCGTTTAAAGAGCGTGGAGAGAGATATTATGAGTGGTTTAGAGCGTTTGCTGATTTAAGGCGGCAGAGGTAGGATTTGCCGCTGCGTTTGTGTTCGATATCTGGCATAGATTTTAGGTAAGCGTAGAAGCTGTGGATGTTACAGGGGAACTGTTTATGGATTAGGAGGTAGAGGTATTTTTTTTCGAGCCACTGTGGGTAATGGGAGAGTAGGATTTGGCGAGCGATGTGATGAATAGTTTGGCGGATGATGTCGCGTTTTTTGAGAGAGAAATAGGTTTTATCTGTGCGATAGGAGAGGATGAGGGGGTCGTGGTGTGAGGGGGAGATTTTAGCGAGCCAGGCGGCTGCTTGTTTTGGAGTGAGTTGGAAGTTATTTTGGATAAGTTGAACGAGATTCTTTTTAGGTATTTCGAGTTTATGGTTATGTTTGAGTTGGTTGTGGCAGATTGTATTAAGGAATTGGCAGATTTGGTCAGGTTGAGGGATAATTTGTGAGTAGAGATGAGAGAGTTTTTTATGGATCCAGAGTTGTTTATTGTCGACGCGTACAGGAACGATCAGGTCAGAGTGGTAAGCGGTGTTGATGATGGAGTTGAGTGAGATAGAGAAGCCGAGAGGGAATAGGAGGTAATAGGCTTCTGAGAGAGAGATAGGGTGAGTGAGAGATGCGAAGAGGTTGATAATGATTTGTCTATGGGAGTCAGCTTGGAGTGCGAGTTTTTTTGAGCTAAAGACGAGATTATCTTGGAGTGTGAAGTCTGGGGATAGCAGGATTTTTTCTGCGTTGGATTGTGAGAGTGATGCGAAGTGGTAGAGGAGGGATGAGATGAGTTTATCGCGGGGTATACCGTTTTTTGCGTGGTGGAGTGAGCGGAGTGCGAGGCCTTTTGGGGAGAGGGAGTGGTGTAGGAATTGAGCGGCATTACGATTAAGGCGTGAGAGGGAGGGGGATGCGAGTACGGCGTTAGCGATGGATTGAGGGTTTGGGTGGGATGGGATAGCGCGACAGATTTGGTCGCGGGTGATGATGAGGTCGTTATCGCGAGCTGATTGGAGGAGGGAGGCAAGAGCTTGGGCGGCTTCAGCGTTCAGGTTCAAAGGAGGCCACATGAATGTGCTCCAGGTGCTGGAGTGCGTTTTGGATGGAGTGCGGGATCAGTTTAGTGAGCTGGTTCAGGTCAGGTTGAGTAGTTTTTTTTGGTTGAAGTGTTTGAGAGTTGACGGTTAGCTGCATAGGATTAGTCAGGTTATCAGTGGTTATGATTTATTATATAGGATTATCGAGCAAGAGGAGGGAGTGTTTAGCGCGTGTAGCGGCGATGTAGTTGAGGTTGCGTTCCTGGAGTGCTTCGGTTTGTGTAGAGGGTTTAATTAGGGATTTAGGCGGGAGTAGGACGACGCTATTAGCTTCGAGTCCTTTTGCTCTGTGGATGGTGGAGAGCCAGATAGTATGGTTATTTTTTTTGTGGTCAGCGAACATGGAATCTAGGAAAAGTTCGAGAAGAGAGAGGGAGGTGGCGTTAGCTGTGGAGACGAGTGTTTTGATGCAATTGATTTTATCGAGGAAGTCTTGTTTTTGTTGAGGCATATCTTGAAGTGCTTGGAGGTGGATTTGGGTCCACTGGTCGATGCGGTGTAAGTGAGCGATGGGGGAGTAGGGGTCTGGGGCGGTGGAGCGGATGGTGGATTTGAGGTGGGAGAGCAAGTCTTTGCCGCGGATTTGGCAAGGTATTTTTTGTTTGAGCAAGTCAAGTGCGAGTTCGACGAGGGGTTGGTTTTGGCGGCAGATAATGAGGTCGCCTGGGTGAGGTTTGTAGTTGTTAGCGGTTGTGGAGCGGAGCGGGCCAGAGTCGTGGCGAGCGGGTTGGATGCGCGGGTTAAAGCGTTGAGCGAGCTGGAGGATGTGGTTTTTTGGGCAGCGATAGCAGGCGGCGAGTGGAAGGGATTCGGCTTGGAGTGTGTGCTTAATGCGTGCGAGGCTATCGGGGTCTGCGCCTGCGAAGGCATAGATAGCCTGATGGGGGTCGCCGACAGCGATGATGCGCCCGCCTGGTGCCAGGCAATTGAGGACGATATTGAGCTGAGCCCGCGATAAGTCTTGGGCTTCGTCAACGAGTATGACATCAAATTTCGGCAATTTATGAGCTAATTGGAGTTGGTGCGGTAGCCAGAGCATATC is a window from the Candidatus Methylacidiphilales bacterium genome containing:
- a CDS encoding UvrD-helicase domain-containing protein, which produces MKFSEYQEAIFRHVEKQAGHLVIEAVAGAGKTTTLKEIGRRLPQNQRILFCAFNRHIADELRGQLPEHISLATIHSLGRKALNGAQLNQARYWHLIRAELSENYKKYAWLLQILPFPEATSYLRELLHVAQSYLAESGLQALEHALQIGIPPVWNSQNQKKEIAHLLDTLLDKAILSFEKSHEIDFPDMLWLPHQLQLAHKLPKFDVILVDEAQDLSRAQLNIVLNCLAPGGRIIAVGDPHQAIYAFAGADPDSLARIKHTLQAESLPLAACYRCPKNHILQLAQRFNPRIQPARHDSGPLRSTTANNYKPHPGDLIICRQNQPLVELALDLLKQKIPCQIRGKDLLSHLKSTIRSTAPDPYSPIAHLHRIDQWTQIHLQALQDMPQQKQDFLDKINCIKTLVSTANATSLSLLELFLDSMFADHKKNNHTIWLSTIHRAKGLEANSVVLLPPKSLIKPSTQTEALQERNLNYIAATRAKHSLLLLDNPI
- a CDS encoding relaxase/mobilization nuclease domain-containing protein, giving the protein MLGRLDFCTDAHKLWRYIYSKHATPLDANVPDTRHPEALQLLLRDKLAHISIAIAQKGTLPVTDTMAQNIGRSFIQRYAYYAQLPDICQRLDALVAQGTALPPPQPYPLDAFPYAIVRHHDTNHEHIHIALGCYGLQGERIEMRPTRYARRLMEVILRQLEREMDLPGMRYSWEIRAEQGKHNSIETWAARQIGGSKGINTLKQAIKDAMAQADSWEQFRNQCQAHGIELIRSDTPDAYGKLAYKYRGIYLKPRQLGEDYGWQAIEQQLERNRTHQRSR